The following are encoded together in the Mastacembelus armatus chromosome 6, fMasArm1.2, whole genome shotgun sequence genome:
- the LOC113133128 gene encoding golgin subfamily A member 6C isoform X1 gives MLRPPSPFSLTDLDMWDTKSCFTAQTSAQCGVASFSDKGFLSKVSTSTSGSEEDSGLRRWQSLSHLAPEGATLSCPIPLGAELEAGQGGTYFRQEVEQWLQNAHERLDTQLNRLRTRDAQLCYSLNNAELFDIKCKEKQKFDTELFKRREAETRAKTQEEEQNQERQQLQTSTETQRTLRNQIEELNQRLSHTVQNHSDELCEANSKISQACLEKAMLSTQVLKLEDSIKELEAKLKRAQSHKEGLIQEKEALYQRVLKLHLERTKPGSESCELHDHLAKEESHSFKQDHETVVTQEELKALKEVNEKLTCELETIKQSLEMLQSQIQELTAERLISSKLTTHLEAKHSQLIREKEELLSKINEGGHEEKEKYCQLRESVKVLELEKQKLQDQCLCLEAKVLEKEEKLHLQEEEYRKQDTARVQNIKELKAVVSHWTEKWQKAALALQSTQQEIEELKKKSRNELQVETKHLTTEIEKLQKKAQKDKEQIDYLRQHKARIEKMLTENKKEADSLLRVELDACKQELELERSRSQVLLHRHKDKGREAVQTRDKDTMTDLSESSLLWEPPSDSDSSQNKSSQLMKKTFAVSQDDDVSTTDSLRAQLEESRRTANQLQQEKTSAVQRLQILKQLSLVKDEKPTVENRKSNIICSVNSETEQQRRMVTEQLKNLFKEREENEMGMAENPSAAGQTGASSPQDWTLTSKVMRSAGDRWNWQQSSGLSPVLEEDEEGSEFLREEEEPAQEAPTEENFQSHTHQMSAISTEISNLETKNEHLLQALRKKQPIQDFHSTTEEASKSFETEVPYLSECSDESDLPQTPYILCPDGIFLAELVDICSPDEDQEEGEDK, from the exons ATGTTGAGACCCCCAAGTCCTTTTTCACTCACAGACCTCGACATGTGGGATACGAAATCTTGCTTTACAGCCCAG acCTCAGCACAGTGTGGTGtggcatctttttctgataaagGGTTCCTGTCTAAAGTCAGCACAAG CACATCTGGCAGTGAGGAAGATTCAGGTCTAAGGAGGTGGCAGTCATTGTCCCATCTGGCTCCTGAGGGAGCTACACTATCCTGTCCTATCCCTCTGGGTGCTGAATTAGAAGCTGGCCAAGGTGGCACTTACTTTAGACAAGAAGTGGAGCAATGGCTGCAAAATGCTCATGAGCGTCTAGACACTCAGCTGAACCGGCTGAGAACCAGAGACGCACAGCTGTGCTATAGCCTAAATAATGCAGAGCTGTTTGACATAAAATGTAAG GAGAAGCAGAAGTTTGACACTGAGCTTTTTAAAcggagagaggcagagacaagGGCAAAAACACAAGAGGAAGAGCAAAATCAGGAACGCCAGCAACTCCAGACTTCTACAGAG ACACAGAGAACACTACGTAACCAGATAGAGGAATTGAATCAGAGGCTCAGCCACACCGTGCAGAATCACTCTGACGAGCTGTGTGAAGCAAACAGCAAGATTAGCCAGGCATGCCTG GAAAAAGCCATGCTGTCAACTCAGGTGCTAAAGCTGGAGGACAGTATAAAAGAACTCGAGGCCAAACTGAAAAGGGCTCAGTCTCATAAAGAGGGCCTGATCCAG GAGAAAGAAGCTCTGTACCAAAGGGTGCTGAAGTTGCACCTGGAGAGAACCAAACCAGGTTCAGAGAGTTGTGAGCTCCATGACCATCTGGCTAAAGAAGAGTCTCACAGCTTTAAACAGGACCATGAAACGGTTGTGACGCAGGAAGAATTAAAGGCTCTCAAAGAG GTAAATGAAAAGCTGACATGTGAGCTTGAAACAATTAAGCAAAGCCTGGAGATGTTACAGTCTCAGATACAGGAGCTAACAGCAGAGAGGCTCATCAGCTCCAAACTGACCACACACCTGGAGGCAAAACACTCCCAGCTGatcagagaaaaagaggaactGCTGAGCAAAATTAATGAAGGTGGAcatgaagagaaggaaaagtacTGCCAGCTCAG GGAATCTGTGAAAGTTTTGGAGTTAGAAAAGCAGAAACTACAGGatcaatgtttgtgtttggaggCTAAGGTTcttgagaaagaagaaaagctacATCTTCAGGAGGAAGAGTATCGCAAACAAGATACAGCGAGAGTCCAAAACATCAAGGAATTAAAAGCTGTGGTGTCTCACTGGACTGAGAAATGGCAAAAGGCGGCTCTGGCCCTGCAGTCCACACAGCAGGAAATAGAGGAACTCAAGAAGAAATCCAGAAATGAA CTCCAAGTAGAAACTAAACATCTGACAACTGAAATTGAAAAACTTCAGAAAAAGGCCCAAAAAGACAA AGAACAAATTGATTATCTGCGTCAGCACAAAGCCAGAATAGAGAAGATGCTGACTGAAAACAAG AAAGAAGCTGACTCACTGCTGAGAGTTGAGCTTGATGCATGCAAacaggagctggagctggaaaGAAGCAGGAGTCAGGTGCTTCTTCACAGACATAAAGATAAAG GCCGTGAAGCTGTGCAGACTCGGGACAAAGACACAATGACAGA CTTATCAGAATCCTCTTTGTTATGGGAGCCACCGTCAGACTCCGACAGCAGCCAAAACAAATCCTCTCAG CTCATGAAAAAGACCTTCGCAGTCAGTCAAGATGATGATGTCTCGACCACTGATTCACTAAGGGCTCAGCTAGAAG AGAGCAGGAGGACTGCAAACCAGCTGCAACAGGAGAAAACGTCAGCAGTCCAGAGGCTTCAAATACTAAAGCAGCTTTCTTTG GTCAAAGATGAGAAACCTACTGTTGAGAACAGGAAGAGTAACATAATATGTTCGGTTAAttcagagacagagcagcagaggaggatgGTCACAGAGCAG TTAAAGAATCTGTTTAAGGAGCGAGAAGAAAATGAGATGGGAATGGCTGAGAACCCATCAGCAGCAGGCCAGACAGGAGCATCCTCACCTCAAGACTGGACCCTCACTTCTAAAGTTATGAGG aGTGCAGGAGACAGGTGGAACTGGCAGCAGAGTTCAGGTTTGTCGCCTGTGttggaggaggacgaggagggcAGTGAGTTTctaagagaggaggaagagccaGCACAAGAGGCTCCTACTGAGGAAAACTTCCAAAGCCACACTCACCAG ATGTCAGCTATAAGTACAGAAATCAGCAATCTGGAGACAAAAAATGAACATCTGCTACAAG
- the LOC113133128 gene encoding golgin subfamily A member 6C isoform X2, protein MLRPPSPFSLTDLDMWDTKSCFTAQTSAQCGVASFSDKGFLSKVSTSTSGSEEDSGLRRWQSLSHLAPEGATLSCPIPLGAELEAGQGGTYFRQEVEQWLQNAHERLDTQLNRLRTRDAQLCYSLNNAELFDIKCKREAETRAKTQEEEQNQERQQLQTSTERTLRNQIEELNQRLSHTVQNHSDELCEANSKISQACLEKAMLSTQVLKLEDSIKELEAKLKRAQSHKEGLIQEKEALYQRVLKLHLERTKPGSESCELHDHLAKEESHSFKQDHETVVTQEELKALKEVNEKLTCELETIKQSLEMLQSQIQELTAERLISSKLTTHLEAKHSQLIREKEELLSKINEGGHEEKEKYCQLRESVKVLELEKQKLQDQCLCLEAKVLEKEEKLHLQEEEYRKQDTARVQNIKELKAVVSHWTEKWQKAALALQSTQQEIEELKKKSRNELQVETKHLTTEIEKLQKKAQKDKEQIDYLRQHKARIEKMLTENKKEADSLLRVELDACKQELELERSRSQVLLHRHKDKGREAVQTRDKDTMTDLSESSLLWEPPSDSDSSQNKSSQLMKKTFAVSQDDDVSTTDSLRAQLEESRRTANQLQQEKTSAVQRLQILKQLSLVKDEKPTVENRKSNIICSVNSETEQQRRMVTEQLKNLFKEREENEMGMAENPSAAGQTGASSPQDWTLTSKVMRSAGDRWNWQQSSGLSPVLEEDEEGSEFLREEEEPAQEAPTEENFQSHTHQMSAISTEISNLETKNEHLLQALRKKQPIQDFHSTTEEASKSFETEVPYLSECSDESDLPQTPYILCPDGIFLAELVDICSPDEDQEEGEDK, encoded by the exons ATGTTGAGACCCCCAAGTCCTTTTTCACTCACAGACCTCGACATGTGGGATACGAAATCTTGCTTTACAGCCCAG acCTCAGCACAGTGTGGTGtggcatctttttctgataaagGGTTCCTGTCTAAAGTCAGCACAAG CACATCTGGCAGTGAGGAAGATTCAGGTCTAAGGAGGTGGCAGTCATTGTCCCATCTGGCTCCTGAGGGAGCTACACTATCCTGTCCTATCCCTCTGGGTGCTGAATTAGAAGCTGGCCAAGGTGGCACTTACTTTAGACAAGAAGTGGAGCAATGGCTGCAAAATGCTCATGAGCGTCTAGACACTCAGCTGAACCGGCTGAGAACCAGAGACGCACAGCTGTGCTATAGCCTAAATAATGCAGAGCTGTTTGACATAAAATGTAAG agagaggcagagacaagGGCAAAAACACAAGAGGAAGAGCAAAATCAGGAACGCCAGCAACTCCAGACTTCTACAGAG AGAACACTACGTAACCAGATAGAGGAATTGAATCAGAGGCTCAGCCACACCGTGCAGAATCACTCTGACGAGCTGTGTGAAGCAAACAGCAAGATTAGCCAGGCATGCCTG GAAAAAGCCATGCTGTCAACTCAGGTGCTAAAGCTGGAGGACAGTATAAAAGAACTCGAGGCCAAACTGAAAAGGGCTCAGTCTCATAAAGAGGGCCTGATCCAG GAGAAAGAAGCTCTGTACCAAAGGGTGCTGAAGTTGCACCTGGAGAGAACCAAACCAGGTTCAGAGAGTTGTGAGCTCCATGACCATCTGGCTAAAGAAGAGTCTCACAGCTTTAAACAGGACCATGAAACGGTTGTGACGCAGGAAGAATTAAAGGCTCTCAAAGAG GTAAATGAAAAGCTGACATGTGAGCTTGAAACAATTAAGCAAAGCCTGGAGATGTTACAGTCTCAGATACAGGAGCTAACAGCAGAGAGGCTCATCAGCTCCAAACTGACCACACACCTGGAGGCAAAACACTCCCAGCTGatcagagaaaaagaggaactGCTGAGCAAAATTAATGAAGGTGGAcatgaagagaaggaaaagtacTGCCAGCTCAG GGAATCTGTGAAAGTTTTGGAGTTAGAAAAGCAGAAACTACAGGatcaatgtttgtgtttggaggCTAAGGTTcttgagaaagaagaaaagctacATCTTCAGGAGGAAGAGTATCGCAAACAAGATACAGCGAGAGTCCAAAACATCAAGGAATTAAAAGCTGTGGTGTCTCACTGGACTGAGAAATGGCAAAAGGCGGCTCTGGCCCTGCAGTCCACACAGCAGGAAATAGAGGAACTCAAGAAGAAATCCAGAAATGAA CTCCAAGTAGAAACTAAACATCTGACAACTGAAATTGAAAAACTTCAGAAAAAGGCCCAAAAAGACAA AGAACAAATTGATTATCTGCGTCAGCACAAAGCCAGAATAGAGAAGATGCTGACTGAAAACAAG AAAGAAGCTGACTCACTGCTGAGAGTTGAGCTTGATGCATGCAAacaggagctggagctggaaaGAAGCAGGAGTCAGGTGCTTCTTCACAGACATAAAGATAAAG GCCGTGAAGCTGTGCAGACTCGGGACAAAGACACAATGACAGA CTTATCAGAATCCTCTTTGTTATGGGAGCCACCGTCAGACTCCGACAGCAGCCAAAACAAATCCTCTCAG CTCATGAAAAAGACCTTCGCAGTCAGTCAAGATGATGATGTCTCGACCACTGATTCACTAAGGGCTCAGCTAGAAG AGAGCAGGAGGACTGCAAACCAGCTGCAACAGGAGAAAACGTCAGCAGTCCAGAGGCTTCAAATACTAAAGCAGCTTTCTTTG GTCAAAGATGAGAAACCTACTGTTGAGAACAGGAAGAGTAACATAATATGTTCGGTTAAttcagagacagagcagcagaggaggatgGTCACAGAGCAG TTAAAGAATCTGTTTAAGGAGCGAGAAGAAAATGAGATGGGAATGGCTGAGAACCCATCAGCAGCAGGCCAGACAGGAGCATCCTCACCTCAAGACTGGACCCTCACTTCTAAAGTTATGAGG aGTGCAGGAGACAGGTGGAACTGGCAGCAGAGTTCAGGTTTGTCGCCTGTGttggaggaggacgaggagggcAGTGAGTTTctaagagaggaggaagagccaGCACAAGAGGCTCCTACTGAGGAAAACTTCCAAAGCCACACTCACCAG ATGTCAGCTATAAGTACAGAAATCAGCAATCTGGAGACAAAAAATGAACATCTGCTACAAG